In Sphingomonas panacisoli, one genomic interval encodes:
- a CDS encoding NAD(P)(+) transhydrogenase (Re/Si-specific) subunit beta — MEGLAQNPWAALAYLIAGVCFILALRGLSSPTSSQRGNRFGMIGMTIAVVTTLVTHAPHETYAWLTDASTGQPFDRIDVQTLAEIFAAIGIGAAIGIVTARRIAMTAMPQLVAAFHSLVGLAAVLVAAAAFLNPLAFGIADMVHPLIGEPFIAIHQVSRIEMGLGVAIGAITFSGSVIAFLKLNGNMGGKPILLPGRHVINLAVLAGILGLIGYFTQDQSPWIFWTITGLSFAIGFLLIIPIGGADMPVVVSMLNSYSGWAAAAMGFTLHNSAMIITGALVGSSGAILSYIMCRAMNRSFISVIAGGFGGESGGGGGEAKEQRPWKRGSAEDAAFLMSQADQVIIVPGYGMAVSQAQHVLREMADKLKEEGVKVKYAIHPVAGRMPGHMNVLLAEANVPYDEVFELEDINSEFAQTDVAFIIGANDVVNPAAKTDKSSPIYGMPVFDVNKAKTVLFIKRSMGGVGYAGVDNDVFYQDNTMMLLADAKKMVEEIVKALG, encoded by the coding sequence ATGGAAGGATTGGCGCAAAATCCTTGGGCGGCGCTCGCTTATCTGATCGCGGGGGTGTGCTTCATCCTCGCGCTGCGCGGCCTCTCGAGCCCGACCTCGAGCCAGCGCGGCAACCGCTTCGGCATGATCGGCATGACGATCGCGGTGGTGACGACCTTGGTCACGCATGCGCCGCATGAGACATATGCGTGGCTTACCGACGCATCTACCGGGCAGCCCTTCGATCGCATCGACGTGCAGACGCTCGCGGAGATATTCGCCGCAATCGGTATCGGCGCCGCGATCGGCATCGTCACCGCGCGCCGCATCGCGATGACCGCGATGCCGCAGCTCGTGGCGGCGTTCCACTCGCTGGTCGGCCTCGCCGCGGTGCTGGTTGCCGCCGCCGCCTTCCTCAACCCGCTGGCGTTCGGCATCGCCGACATGGTGCACCCGCTGATCGGCGAACCGTTCATAGCTATCCATCAGGTCAGCCGGATCGAGATGGGGCTGGGCGTCGCGATTGGTGCGATCACCTTCTCCGGCTCGGTGATCGCGTTCCTGAAGCTCAACGGCAATATGGGCGGCAAGCCGATCCTGCTGCCGGGGCGCCACGTCATCAACCTGGCCGTGCTCGCCGGTATCCTCGGGCTGATCGGCTACTTCACGCAGGATCAGTCGCCCTGGATCTTCTGGACGATCACCGGTCTGTCGTTCGCGATCGGCTTCCTGCTGATCATCCCGATCGGCGGCGCGGACATGCCGGTCGTGGTGTCGATGCTCAACAGCTATTCGGGCTGGGCGGCGGCGGCGATGGGCTTCACGCTCCACAATAGCGCGATGATCATCACTGGCGCACTGGTCGGCTCGTCGGGCGCGATCCTGAGCTACATCATGTGCCGCGCGATGAATCGCAGCTTCATCAGCGTGATCGCGGGCGGTTTTGGCGGCGAGAGCGGCGGCGGCGGTGGCGAGGCGAAGGAACAGCGGCCGTGGAAGCGGGGCTCGGCCGAGGATGCCGCGTTCCTTATGAGCCAGGCCGATCAGGTCATCATTGTCCCCGGCTACGGCATGGCGGTCAGCCAGGCGCAGCACGTACTGCGTGAAATGGCCGACAAGCTGAAGGAAGAAGGCGTCAAGGTGAAGTACGCGATCCACCCCGTCGCGGGTCGCATGCCGGGCCACATGAACGTGCTGCTCGCCGAAGCCAACGTGCCGTATGACGAGGTCTTCGAGCTCGAGGACATCAACTCGGAGTTCGCGCAGACCGACGTCGCGTTCATCATCGGTGCCAACGACGTGGTCAATCCGGCGGCCAAGACCGACAAGTCCTCGCCGATCTACGGCATGCCGGTGTTCGACGTGAACAAGGCCAAGACCGTGCTGTTCATCAAGCGGTCGATGGGCGGGGTGGGCTATGCCGGGGTCGACAACGACGTGTTCTATCAGGACAATACGATGATGCTGCTCGCCGACGCCAAGAAGATGGTGGAAGAGATCGTGAAGGCGCTGGGCTGA
- a CDS encoding proton-translocating transhydrogenase family protein, producing MDFISILSIFVMACFVGYYVVWSVTPALHTPLMAVTNAISSVIIVGALIAAAASGLGATGATSKWLGLVAVVLASVNIFGGFAVTARMLAMYKKKVR from the coding sequence ATGGACTTCATCTCGATCCTGTCGATCTTCGTGATGGCGTGCTTCGTCGGCTATTACGTCGTCTGGTCGGTGACCCCGGCGCTGCACACGCCGCTGATGGCGGTTACCAATGCGATCTCGTCGGTGATCATCGTCGGCGCGCTGATCGCGGCGGCGGCGAGCGGGCTGGGCGCGACGGGGGCGACGTCGAAATGGCTCGGGCTGGTCGCGGTGGTGCTGGCCAGCGTCAACATCTTCGGCGGATTCGCGGTAACCGCGCGGATGCTGGCCATGTATAAGAAGAAGGTGCGCTGA
- a CDS encoding NAD(P) transhydrogenase subunit alpha: protein MKIAVLKETAEGERRVAATPETVKKFIALGADVAVEAGAGDTANIADADYAAAGASVGTRAATLKGADIVLGVQGPDPESLTGANAGAWIVAGLNPFGARDRVDAYAAAGYEALAMEFMPRITRAQSMDILSSQANLAGYKAVLDAAAEYGRAFPMMMTAAGTVSAAKAFVMGVGVAGLQAIATARRLGAQVSATDVRSATKEQIQSLGAKPIFVENVAGIEGEGSGGYATEMSEEYQKAQAELVSSHIAKQDIVITTALIPGRPAPRLISDAQIASMKPGSVIVDLAVEAGGNVEGAIAGKVVERHGVKIVGHKNVASRLAADSSALFSRNLYNFLSTFWDKDAGKPVLDEEIGDAVRLTKDGKVVNQRLLG from the coding sequence GTGAAGATCGCCGTCCTCAAGGAAACCGCCGAGGGCGAACGCCGCGTCGCCGCCACGCCGGAAACCGTCAAGAAGTTCATCGCGCTCGGCGCGGACGTCGCGGTCGAGGCCGGGGCGGGCGACACCGCCAATATTGCCGATGCGGACTATGCGGCGGCGGGTGCGAGCGTCGGGACGCGCGCGGCGACGCTGAAGGGCGCGGACATCGTGCTGGGTGTGCAGGGTCCCGATCCGGAGAGCCTGACAGGCGCCAATGCCGGGGCGTGGATCGTCGCCGGGCTCAACCCGTTCGGTGCGCGCGATCGCGTCGATGCCTATGCAGCGGCGGGCTACGAAGCGCTGGCGATGGAATTCATGCCGCGCATCACGCGCGCGCAATCGATGGATATCCTGTCGAGCCAGGCGAACCTCGCGGGCTATAAAGCGGTGCTCGACGCGGCGGCCGAATATGGCCGCGCCTTCCCGATGATGATGACGGCGGCGGGCACGGTCAGCGCTGCCAAGGCATTCGTGATGGGCGTGGGCGTGGCAGGCCTGCAGGCAATTGCCACCGCACGGCGTCTGGGCGCGCAGGTTTCGGCAACCGACGTGCGCTCGGCAACCAAGGAGCAGATTCAGTCGCTCGGCGCCAAACCGATCTTCGTCGAGAACGTGGCGGGGATCGAAGGCGAAGGTTCGGGCGGCTACGCCACCGAAATGAGCGAGGAGTATCAGAAGGCGCAGGCCGAACTGGTGTCGTCGCACATCGCCAAGCAGGACATCGTCATTACGACGGCGCTGATTCCGGGGCGCCCCGCGCCGCGGCTGATTAGCGACGCGCAGATCGCGAGCATGAAACCAGGCAGCGTAATCGTCGATCTCGCGGTCGAAGCCGGCGGCAATGTCGAGGGCGCGATCGCGGGTAAAGTGGTCGAGCGCCACGGCGTCAAAATCGTCGGCCACAAAAACGTCGCCAGCCGGTTGGCCGCGGATTCGTCGGCGCTGTTTTCGCGCAACCTCTACAATTTCCTGTCTACGTTCTGGGACAAGGACGCGGGCAAGCCCGTGCTTGATGAGGAAATCGGCGACGCGGTGCGGCTGACCAAGGACGGCAAGGTCGTGAACCAGCGGCTGTTGGGCTGA
- a CDS encoding aa3-type cytochrome c oxidase subunit IV, producing MAGHTDMKPHEQTYHSVIALLKWGAVGCIIIAAIVIWLIASGGHK from the coding sequence ATGGCCGGCCATACCGACATGAAACCGCACGAGCAGACGTATCATTCGGTGATCGCGCTGCTGAAATGGGGCGCGGTCGGCTGCATCATCATTGCGGCGATCGTGATCTGGCTGATCGCCTCCGGCGGCCACAAGTAA
- a CDS encoding sigma-54-dependent transcriptional regulator, translated as MTRNGQRLLMLIDDEPAQRRLVSAIAARRDWRSVFAADGETAIAMLGTQDGMQLDAILLDSWGPENDAQALITELRLRRPQLPILMLTANGSVAQAVAAMRAGATDFLVKPFAADRLLAALDTVAAGTDAGELRPLTEKIPALLGFDEIVGASPDFRAALAIAAKAARARVPVLIEGESGVGKEVVAEAVHAASPRGKKPMIAINCGAIPANLVESELFGHEKGAFTGAFERKIGRFQDADGGTIFLDEIGEMPLDAQVKLLRVLQSGEIQPIGARHMREVDVRVIAATNKRLIEEVEAGRFREDLYYRLNVVQVTIPPLRERTGDIPALARHLLARIAEQPGLRPLGITDDALALLGRYDWPGNVRQLQNALFRAAVLCDGDALTLSDFPQIAALGSGRVAAPIGQMATSGGVTLFKPDGNMRALEDIEADVIRLAIGHYRGRMTEVARRLGIGRSTLYRKLGELGIDNAA; from the coding sequence ATGACGCGCAACGGACAGCGCCTCCTGATGTTGATCGACGACGAACCGGCGCAGCGGCGCCTGGTTTCGGCGATCGCTGCGCGGCGCGATTGGCGCTCCGTATTCGCCGCCGACGGCGAAACCGCGATCGCGATGCTCGGCACGCAGGACGGCATGCAACTCGACGCTATCCTGCTCGATAGCTGGGGGCCGGAGAATGACGCGCAGGCGTTGATCACCGAACTGCGCCTGCGCCGTCCGCAGCTGCCGATCCTGATGCTGACCGCCAACGGGTCGGTCGCGCAAGCCGTCGCCGCGATGCGCGCCGGTGCCACCGATTTCCTGGTCAAGCCGTTCGCGGCCGACCGCCTGCTCGCCGCGCTCGATACGGTCGCAGCCGGGACCGATGCGGGTGAATTGCGCCCGCTGACCGAGAAAATCCCGGCTCTGCTGGGCTTCGACGAGATCGTCGGCGCCTCGCCCGATTTCCGCGCCGCATTGGCGATCGCCGCTAAGGCTGCCCGCGCTCGCGTGCCGGTGCTGATCGAAGGCGAAAGCGGTGTCGGCAAGGAAGTCGTCGCCGAAGCGGTCCATGCGGCGAGCCCGCGTGGCAAGAAGCCGATGATCGCGATCAATTGCGGGGCGATCCCCGCAAACCTTGTCGAGTCCGAGCTCTTTGGTCACGAAAAGGGCGCTTTCACCGGGGCTTTCGAGCGCAAGATCGGCCGGTTCCAGGACGCCGACGGCGGCACGATCTTCCTCGATGAGATCGGTGAGATGCCGCTCGACGCGCAGGTCAAGTTGCTCCGCGTGCTGCAGTCGGGCGAGATCCAACCGATCGGCGCGCGCCACATGCGCGAAGTCGACGTCCGCGTGATCGCCGCGACCAACAAGCGCCTGATCGAAGAGGTCGAGGCCGGCCGCTTCCGCGAAGACCTCTATTACCGCCTCAACGTCGTCCAGGTGACGATCCCGCCGTTGCGCGAACGCACCGGCGACATCCCGGCGCTCGCCCGCCATCTGCTCGCGCGGATCGCCGAGCAGCCCGGCCTGCGCCCGCTCGGCATCACCGACGATGCACTGGCGCTGCTCGGTCGCTACGACTGGCCCGGTAACGTCCGCCAGCTCCAGAACGCGCTGTTCCGCGCCGCGGTGCTGTGCGACGGCGACGCGCTGACGCTCAGCGACTTCCCACAAATCGCCGCGCTCGGCTCCGGCCGCGTCGCCGCGCCGATCGGCCAGATGGCGACCAGCGGCGGCGTGACCCTGTTCAAGCCCGACGGCAACATGCGCGCGCTGGAGGACATCGAAGCCGACGTCATTCGTCTCGCGATCGGCCATTATCGCGGCCGCATGACCGAAGTCGCGCGGCGGCTCGGGATCGGGCGATCGACGCTTTATCGCAAGCTGGGCGAACTCGGGATCGACAACGCGGCGTAA
- the folP gene encoding dihydropteroate synthase, translated as MTTKLYLRPAQFADTPIDRDGEVARIAGGMQWFAAYEVTDGGTRRTIPIAEFERTLGANDERAAKLHAAITAPRPPLILGERTLRFDQPQVAGILNVTPDSFSGEAPADPVAAGVAMAAAGAALIDVGGESTRPGAAIVWEGDEVARTEPVVRGLATAGTLVSIDTRKAAVMESALAAGAAIVNDVAALLWDDRALEVVAKAGCPVVLMHSPDPAKGPHDGGTYANVLTDVFDWLEARIAAAVAGGVDRARIIVDPGIGFGKSLQENLSLLNGLAMFHGLGCPVMLGASRKRMIGALSNEAPADQRLGGSLALALKGAEAGVQVLRVHDVVETVQALKVWRGLRDQALVGR; from the coding sequence GTGACGACCAAACTCTACCTCCGCCCCGCCCAGTTCGCCGATACGCCGATCGATCGCGATGGCGAGGTCGCGCGGATCGCAGGCGGGATGCAGTGGTTCGCGGCGTACGAGGTGACCGACGGCGGCACGAGGCGGACCATCCCGATCGCCGAGTTCGAGCGGACATTGGGCGCCAATGACGAGCGCGCCGCGAAGCTCCACGCCGCGATCACCGCGCCGCGGCCGCCGCTGATACTGGGCGAGCGCACCTTGCGGTTCGACCAGCCGCAAGTGGCAGGCATCCTCAACGTTACGCCGGACAGCTTTTCGGGCGAGGCGCCGGCCGATCCGGTCGCGGCCGGGGTCGCGATGGCGGCGGCGGGGGCGGCGCTGATCGACGTCGGCGGCGAATCGACGCGGCCTGGTGCGGCGATCGTGTGGGAAGGCGACGAAGTCGCGCGGACCGAACCCGTCGTGCGCGGGCTCGCGACCGCCGGCACCTTGGTATCGATCGACACGCGCAAGGCGGCGGTGATGGAATCGGCGCTCGCGGCGGGCGCCGCGATCGTCAACGACGTCGCGGCGTTGCTGTGGGACGACCGCGCGCTGGAGGTCGTGGCGAAGGCGGGATGCCCGGTCGTGCTGATGCACTCGCCCGACCCGGCCAAGGGACCACACGATGGCGGTACCTACGCCAACGTGCTGACCGATGTGTTCGATTGGCTCGAGGCGCGGATCGCGGCGGCGGTCGCGGGCGGGGTCGATCGCGCCAGGATCATCGTCGATCCCGGCATCGGCTTCGGCAAGTCGCTCCAGGAGAATTTATCGCTGCTCAACGGCCTCGCGATGTTCCACGGGCTCGGCTGCCCGGTGATGCTCGGCGCGAGCCGCAAGCGGATGATTGGCGCGCTGTCGAACGAAGCGCCCGCCGATCAACGGCTCGGCGGCTCGCTGGCACTGGCGCTGAAGGGCGCCGAGGCCGGCGTGCAAGTGCTCCGCGTCCACGATGTCGTGGAAACCGTGCAGGCGCTCAAGGTTTGGCGGGGTTTACGCGACCAGGCGCTGGTCGGGCGCTGA
- a CDS encoding LysR substrate-binding domain-containing protein codes for MLDPLPPLASIRAFEAAARLGSFAAAARELGMSGAAVSYHVRRLERAIGVRLFERHARTVALTAPGETVAAEAMRTFAALRASFARAADMDAARLTVSVLPTFATSWLVPRLGGLSAVQPWLHVEIDVADEPRELGAGRFDVAIRNGHGDWPGLESHELFPALFVPLCAPDRLQEAQALADPAAPLPRLLGRRDWWTTWLAAGGRSAPGDAAFGTTLATEHLDIAAAIAGQGIAIGSPILFADDIAAARLVVPHPRIGRDGRTFWLTYPRVNARVPKIEAFRDWILSEAAKSRAACPGLADIA; via the coding sequence GTGCTCGACCCGCTTCCTCCCCTCGCTTCGATCCGCGCGTTCGAGGCCGCCGCCCGGCTCGGCAGCTTCGCCGCGGCCGCGCGCGAGCTCGGTATGTCGGGCGCGGCGGTCAGCTATCACGTCCGCCGGCTAGAGCGCGCGATTGGCGTCCGCCTGTTCGAGCGGCACGCGCGCACCGTCGCGCTGACCGCGCCGGGCGAGACGGTCGCGGCCGAGGCGATGCGGACCTTCGCGGCGTTGCGCGCCAGCTTCGCACGCGCCGCCGATATGGATGCGGCGCGGCTGACGGTCAGCGTGCTGCCGACCTTTGCGACCAGTTGGCTGGTGCCGCGGCTCGGCGGGCTTAGCGCGGTGCAACCCTGGCTACACGTTGAGATCGACGTCGCGGACGAGCCGCGCGAGCTCGGCGCGGGACGATTCGACGTCGCGATCCGCAACGGCCATGGCGACTGGCCGGGTCTGGAGAGCCACGAACTGTTCCCGGCGTTGTTCGTGCCGCTCTGTGCGCCCGATCGGTTGCAGGAAGCGCAGGCGCTGGCCGATCCCGCCGCGCCGTTGCCCCGGTTGCTCGGCCGCCGCGACTGGTGGACGACATGGTTGGCGGCGGGCGGCCGGTCCGCGCCCGGCGACGCGGCGTTCGGGACGACATTGGCAACCGAGCATCTCGACATCGCCGCCGCGATCGCCGGACAGGGTATCGCAATCGGCTCGCCCATCCTGTTCGCCGACGATATCGCGGCGGCCCGGCTGGTCGTGCCGCACCCACGGATTGGCCGCGACGGCCGCACGTTCTGGCTGACCTATCCGCGCGTCAACGCCCGCGTGCCCAAGATCGAAGCCTTCCGCGACTGGATCCTGAGCGAAGCAGCCAAGAGCCGTGCCGCTTGTCCCGGCCTCGCCGACATCGCATGA
- a CDS encoding site-specific DNA-methyltransferase, with protein MGVIEKVKRALATVDGILPLDQILMGDCIETMRGLPAKSVDLIFADPPYNLQLGGDLSRPDGSHVDAVTDDWDKFDSLGAYDRFTREWLTEARRILKDNGAIWVIGSYHNIFKVGSAIQDLGYWILNDIVWRKANPMPNFKGTRFTNAHETLIWASTGEKARYTFNYRSMKTLNDELQMRSDWEFPICGGQERLKKGGVKVHPTQKPEALIYRILLACTKPGDVVLDPFFGTGTTGAVAKRLGRRWIGIEREPVYIEAAEERIAAALPLDESALTTMQSPKAAPRVAFGALVENGMLVPGSMLTDAKRRWSAIVGADGSLKSSCGQAGSIHKLGSLLQNAPACNGWTFWHYEAADGLKPIDALRQTYLLATQI; from the coding sequence ATGGGGGTCATCGAGAAGGTCAAGCGCGCGCTGGCGACGGTCGACGGCATTCTGCCGCTCGACCAGATCCTGATGGGCGACTGCATCGAAACGATGCGCGGCCTGCCGGCGAAGTCGGTCGACCTGATCTTCGCCGATCCGCCCTATAACCTGCAACTCGGCGGCGACCTGTCGCGGCCGGACGGCAGCCACGTCGATGCTGTCACCGACGATTGGGACAAGTTCGATTCGCTGGGCGCCTATGACCGCTTCACCCGCGAATGGCTCACCGAGGCGCGGCGCATCCTGAAGGACAATGGCGCGATCTGGGTGATCGGCAGCTATCACAACATCTTCAAGGTCGGGTCGGCGATCCAGGATCTGGGCTATTGGATCCTCAACGATATCGTCTGGCGGAAAGCCAATCCGATGCCCAATTTCAAGGGCACGCGCTTCACCAATGCGCACGAGACGCTGATCTGGGCGTCGACCGGCGAAAAGGCGCGCTACACCTTCAACTATCGCAGCATGAAGACGCTGAACGACGAGCTCCAGATGCGCAGCGACTGGGAATTCCCGATCTGCGGCGGGCAGGAGCGGTTGAAGAAGGGCGGGGTCAAGGTCCACCCGACGCAGAAGCCCGAGGCGTTGATCTATCGCATCCTGCTGGCCTGCACGAAGCCGGGCGACGTGGTGCTCGACCCGTTCTTCGGCACCGGCACGACGGGCGCGGTCGCGAAGCGGCTTGGCCGGCGCTGGATCGGGATCGAGCGCGAGCCGGTCTATATCGAGGCGGCGGAAGAGCGGATCGCCGCAGCACTACCGCTCGACGAATCGGCGCTGACCACGATGCAAAGCCCGAAGGCGGCGCCGCGCGTCGCGTTCGGCGCGCTGGTCGAAAACGGCATGCTGGTGCCGGGCAGCATGCTGACCGACGCCAAGCGTCGCTGGTCGGCGATCGTCGGCGCGGACGGCTCGCTCAAGTCGAGCTGCGGCCAGGCCGGGTCGATCCACAAGCTCGGCTCGCTGCTGCAGAACGCGCCGGCGTGCAACGGCTGGACCTTCTGGCACTACGAAGCCGCCGACGGCCTGAAGCCGATCGACGCGCTCCGCCAGACCTACCTGCTCGCGACGCAAATCTAG
- a CDS encoding ribonuclease HII — MPGLKHERLCLAPVVGVDEAGRGPLAGPVVAAAVILPAKGIPRGINDSKALPAVERARLHDRLRDCALVGIGIVEAPEIDSLNIYWATMKAMTLAVEALGCDPGHVLVDGNRLPRWSYAATAIVKGDAISLSIAAASIVAKHTRDTIMIAHAESYPHYGWHANKGYGAPDHLRALREFGPTPLHRRSFAPVAQTVLPL; from the coding sequence ATGCCGGGGCTCAAGCACGAACGCCTCTGCCTCGCGCCCGTCGTCGGCGTCGATGAGGCCGGGCGCGGGCCGCTCGCCGGGCCGGTGGTCGCCGCCGCCGTGATCCTCCCAGCCAAGGGCATCCCGCGCGGGATCAACGATTCGAAAGCGCTCCCCGCTGTCGAGCGCGCGCGGCTGCACGACCGGCTGCGTGACTGCGCCCTCGTCGGGATCGGCATCGTCGAGGCGCCGGAGATCGACAGCCTCAACATCTATTGGGCGACGATGAAAGCGATGACCCTGGCGGTAGAGGCGCTGGGTTGCGACCCCGGCCATGTGCTGGTCGACGGCAACCGCTTGCCGCGCTGGTCCTACGCCGCGACCGCGATCGTCAAGGGCGACGCGATCAGCCTGTCGATCGCCGCCGCGTCGATCGTCGCCAAGCACACGCGCGACACGATCATGATCGCGCACGCCGAATCATATCCGCACTACGGCTGGCACGCGAACAAGGGCTATGGCGCGCCCGATCACCTGCGCGCGTTGCGCGAATTCGGCCCGACCCCGCTCCATCGCCGCAGCTTCGCGCCGGTCGCGCAGACGGTTCTCCCGCTCTGA
- the thiD gene encoding bifunctional hydroxymethylpyrimidine kinase/phosphomethylpyrimidine kinase translates to MTPRILIIAGSDSGGGAGIQADIKTVTMLGGHAMTAITAITAQNTLGVQRVFPLPSDLVADQFFSVVNDIGVDAIKIGMLGRPELVEMVWDLLIGLPNGLPIVFDPVMVATSGDALNEQGTAAAMHRLLDLATIATPNLSELDALGGETVILEHGCALLVKGGHGDSDLITDRLVELDGTETRWESHRIDTTSTHGTGCTLASAIATNLAYGKPLKAAVARARQFVRLALHDAPGLGGGHGPMGHQSVRLDLGPGVRLNQVTVPTDDYAASCAFYAALGFRQIVGTDDAHYARFEAAGGATLSVESGARPTVYVECENLDAEVARLEKAGVTFDQLPTDQSWLWREARLTDPSGNAVCLYQAGENRRYPPWRLD, encoded by the coding sequence ATGACCCCCCGCATCCTCATCATCGCCGGCTCTGATTCGGGCGGCGGCGCGGGCATCCAGGCCGATATCAAGACGGTGACGATGCTCGGCGGCCACGCAATGACCGCGATCACCGCGATCACCGCGCAGAACACGCTGGGGGTGCAGCGCGTATTCCCGTTGCCCAGCGATCTGGTCGCGGATCAGTTTTTTTCTGTGGTCAACGACATCGGTGTCGACGCGATCAAGATCGGCATGCTCGGCCGGCCCGAGCTCGTCGAGATGGTTTGGGATTTGCTGATCGGACTGCCGAACGGACTTCCGATTGTATTTGATCCAGTGATGGTTGCTACGAGTGGTGACGCCCTGAATGAGCAAGGGACGGCGGCCGCGATGCATCGTCTGCTCGACCTTGCAACGATAGCGACGCCCAATCTCTCCGAGTTGGATGCACTTGGCGGAGAGACGGTTATTCTGGAGCATGGCTGTGCGCTGCTTGTGAAAGGCGGACACGGCGACAGCGACCTTATCACCGATCGCTTGGTCGAACTCGACGGCACCGAAACGCGCTGGGAATCCCACCGGATCGACACGACCAGCACGCACGGCACCGGCTGCACGCTCGCATCGGCGATCGCGACGAACCTCGCGTACGGCAAGCCGCTCAAGGCCGCCGTGGCGCGCGCTCGCCAGTTCGTCCGGCTGGCGCTTCACGATGCGCCTGGCCTTGGCGGTGGACACGGGCCGATGGGGCATCAATCGGTAAGGCTCGACCTTGGGCCCGGCGTGCGGCTCAACCAGGTGACGGTGCCGACCGACGATTATGCCGCGTCGTGTGCCTTCTACGCCGCGCTCGGGTTCAGGCAGATCGTCGGCACCGACGACGCGCACTATGCCCGGTTCGAAGCGGCGGGCGGCGCGACGCTGTCGGTCGAAAGCGGCGCACGGCCGACCGTCTATGTCGAGTGCGAGAACCTTGATGCCGAGGTCGCGCGACTTGAGAAAGCGGGGGTGACGTTCGACCAACTCCCGACCGATCAATCCTGGCTGTGGCGCGAGGCGCGGCTGACCGATCCGTCGGGCAATGCGGTGTGCCTGTATCAGGCCGGCGAGAACCGGCGCTATCCGCCGTGGCGGCTCGATTGA
- a CDS encoding prephenate dehydratase yields the protein MENFAAPARPIVAAMTEAAAAAPERAVAFQGAPGANSHVAAQEAFPDGLPLPCFSFEDAIDAVKQGQADCAVIPIENSLHGRVADMHFLLPESGLVITGEHFLPIRYALMGLGPIEGVKEAMSHPQALGQCRHWLKAHGINPIAYPDTAGAAALVAELNDPKVAALAPPPAAAIYNLDTLASDIADAEHNTTRFVTLARGSQPLTGDGPFMTTIIFEVKNVPAALYKAMGGFATNGVNMTKLESYQKGGSFAATDFYADVEGRPGDDNLDRALEELGFHSKWLRVLGSYPQARKRG from the coding sequence ATGGAGAACTTCGCCGCCCCCGCCCGCCCGATCGTCGCCGCGATGACCGAAGCCGCCGCCGCCGCGCCGGAACGCGCGGTCGCGTTTCAGGGCGCGCCGGGCGCGAACAGCCATGTCGCGGCGCAGGAAGCGTTCCCCGACGGCCTGCCGCTGCCGTGCTTTTCGTTCGAGGATGCGATCGACGCGGTGAAGCAGGGCCAGGCCGATTGCGCTGTGATCCCGATCGAGAATTCGCTCCACGGCCGCGTCGCCGACATGCATTTCCTGCTGCCCGAATCGGGGCTGGTCATCACCGGCGAGCATTTCCTGCCGATCCGCTACGCGCTGATGGGATTGGGACCGATCGAGGGCGTCAAGGAGGCGATGAGCCACCCCCAGGCGCTCGGCCAGTGCCGTCACTGGCTGAAGGCGCACGGGATCAATCCGATCGCCTATCCCGACACCGCGGGCGCTGCGGCACTGGTTGCGGAGTTGAACGACCCGAAAGTCGCCGCGCTCGCCCCGCCGCCGGCCGCCGCGATCTACAATCTCGACACGTTGGCGAGCGATATCGCCGATGCCGAGCACAATACCACGCGCTTCGTGACGCTCGCGCGGGGTAGCCAGCCGCTGACCGGCGACGGCCCGTTCATGACGACGATCATCTTCGAGGTGAAGAACGTCCCCGCCGCGCTGTACAAGGCGATGGGCGGCTTCGCGACCAACGGCGTCAACATGACCAAGCTGGAAAGCTATCAAAAGGGCGGCAGCTTCGCCGCGACCGACTTCTATGCGGATGTCGAGGGACGCCCCGGCGACGACAATCTCGATCGCGCGCTGGAGGAATTGGGCTTCCATTCCAAATGGTTACGGGTGTTGGGCAGCTATCCGCAGGCGCGGAAACGGGGATAG
- a CDS encoding GIY-YIG nuclease family protein, with amino-acid sequence MASKRNGTIYTGVTSDLPARTYQHRNSLVEGFTKEHGCSLLVWYEAHYDLQEARLRELQIKRWKRAWKIELIERDNPQWRDLYETLF; translated from the coding sequence ATGGCGAGCAAGCGCAACGGGACGATCTATACCGGGGTCACCAGCGACTTGCCGGCACGCACCTATCAGCACCGCAATAGCTTGGTCGAAGGGTTCACCAAGGAGCACGGTTGTTCCTTGCTCGTCTGGTACGAAGCACACTACGATCTTCAGGAAGCCCGCCTTCGCGAGCTTCAGATCAAGCGGTGGAAACGTGCGTGGAAGATCGAACTGATCGAACGCGATAACCCGCAGTGGCGAGATTTATACGAAACGTTGTTCTAG